From Dermochelys coriacea isolate rDerCor1 chromosome 8, rDerCor1.pri.v4, whole genome shotgun sequence, the proteins below share one genomic window:
- the CD74 gene encoding HLA class II histocompatibility antigen gamma chain isoform X3, which produces MEDEDLISTQERPGEGVMAPDSGAQRNYCSRGAVYSAVSILVALLIAGQAITIYFVYQQSGQIGKLTKTSQNLQLEALTRKLPQSAKPTSKLRMAKFSMPMVMRELPLAPKVDMTPLENTAMPSNSTTDQVKHLLLRADPSKMFPELKNNLMGNLNHLKNTMTDQDWQSFESWMHKWLLFEMAKTPQTVQPTEVPADEVQSKCQAESSFSGVYPGRFHPQCDEHGDYLPKQCHASTGYCWCVYKNGTKIEGTDTRGKLNCPVTPGGLDTEELMYSGVDLLKLDSGKDVAK; this is translated from the exons ATGGAAGACGAAGACCTGATCTCCACCCAGGAGCGACCTGGTGAGGGCGTCATGGCCCCAGACTCTGGAGCACAGAG GAACTACTGCAGCCGTGGAGCCGTTTACTCTGCTGTCTCCATCTTGGTGGCCCTGTTGATTGCTGGCCAGGCCATCACCATTTACTTCGTGTATCAGCAGAGTGGCCAGATCGGCAAACTGACCAAGACCTCCCAGAATCTGCAGCTGGAGGCCCTGACCAGGAAACTCCCCCAAA gtGCCAAGCCAACTTCCAAGCTGAGGATGGCAAAGTTCAGCATGCCCATGGTCATGAGGGAGCTGCCACTCGCCCCGAAGGTGGACATGACA cccctGGAGAACACGGCCATGCCTAGCAACAGCACCACGGACCAAGTCAAACACCTGCTTCTG CGGGCAGACCCCAGCAAGATGTTCCCTGAGTTAAAGAATAACCTGATGGGGAATCTGAACCACCTGAAGAACACCATGACGGACCAAGACTGGCAG TCGTTTGAATCCTGGATGCACAAGTGGCTGCTGTTTGAAATGGCCAAAACCCCCCAAACTGTGCAACCTACTGAGGTCCCAGCAGATGAAG TGCAATCTAAGTGCCAGGCGGAGTCAAGTTTTAGTGGTGTCTACCCGGGTCGGTTCCACCCCCAGTGTGACGAACATGGTGACTATCTTCCCAAGCAGTGCCATGCCAGCACGGGGTACTGTTGGTGCGTCTACAAAAATGGCACCAAGATCGAAGGCACTGACACCCGTGGAAAGCTGAACTGCCCTG TTACTCCGGGTGGTTTGGACACTGAAGAACTGATGTACTCAGGTGTGGATCTGCTGAAGCTGGATTCTGGGAAAG ATGTCGCCAAGTAG
- the CD74 gene encoding HLA class II histocompatibility antigen gamma chain isoform X1: MEDEDLISTQERPGEGVMAPDSGAQRNYCSRGAVYSAVSILVALLIAGQAITIYFVYQQSGQIGKLTKTSQNLQLEALTRKLPQSAKPTSKLRMAKFSMPMVMRELPLAPKVDMTPLENTAMPSNSTTDQVKHLLLRADPSKMFPELKNNLMGNLNHLKNTMTDQDWQSFESWMHKWLLFEMAKTPQTVQPTEVPADEVQSKCQAESSFSGVYPGRFHPQCDEHGDYLPKQCHASTGYCWCVYKNGTKIEGTDTRGKLNCPVTPGGLDTEELMYSGVDLLKLDSGKGKDVAK, from the exons ATGGAAGACGAAGACCTGATCTCCACCCAGGAGCGACCTGGTGAGGGCGTCATGGCCCCAGACTCTGGAGCACAGAG GAACTACTGCAGCCGTGGAGCCGTTTACTCTGCTGTCTCCATCTTGGTGGCCCTGTTGATTGCTGGCCAGGCCATCACCATTTACTTCGTGTATCAGCAGAGTGGCCAGATCGGCAAACTGACCAAGACCTCCCAGAATCTGCAGCTGGAGGCCCTGACCAGGAAACTCCCCCAAA gtGCCAAGCCAACTTCCAAGCTGAGGATGGCAAAGTTCAGCATGCCCATGGTCATGAGGGAGCTGCCACTCGCCCCGAAGGTGGACATGACA cccctGGAGAACACGGCCATGCCTAGCAACAGCACCACGGACCAAGTCAAACACCTGCTTCTG CGGGCAGACCCCAGCAAGATGTTCCCTGAGTTAAAGAATAACCTGATGGGGAATCTGAACCACCTGAAGAACACCATGACGGACCAAGACTGGCAG TCGTTTGAATCCTGGATGCACAAGTGGCTGCTGTTTGAAATGGCCAAAACCCCCCAAACTGTGCAACCTACTGAGGTCCCAGCAGATGAAG TGCAATCTAAGTGCCAGGCGGAGTCAAGTTTTAGTGGTGTCTACCCGGGTCGGTTCCACCCCCAGTGTGACGAACATGGTGACTATCTTCCCAAGCAGTGCCATGCCAGCACGGGGTACTGTTGGTGCGTCTACAAAAATGGCACCAAGATCGAAGGCACTGACACCCGTGGAAAGCTGAACTGCCCTG TTACTCCGGGTGGTTTGGACACTGAAGAACTGATGTACTCAGGTGTGGATCTGCTGAAGCTGGATTCTGGGAAAGGTAA agATGTCGCCAAGTAG
- the CD74 gene encoding HLA class II histocompatibility antigen gamma chain isoform X2 gives MEDEDLISTQERPGEGVMAPDSGAQRNYCSRGAVYSAVSILVALLIAGQAITIYFVYQQSGQIGKLTKTSQNLQLEALTRKLPQSAKPTSKLRMAKFSMPMVMRELPLAPKVDMTPLENTAMPSNSTTDQVKHLLLRADPSKMFPELKNNLMGNLNHLKNTMTDQDWQSFESWMHKWLLFEMAKTPQTVQPTEVPADEVQSKCQAESSFSGVYPGRFHPQCDEHGDYLPKQCHASTGYCWCVYKNGTKIEGTDTRGKLNCPVTPGGLDTEELMYSGVDLLKLDSGKGKGFTK, from the exons ATGGAAGACGAAGACCTGATCTCCACCCAGGAGCGACCTGGTGAGGGCGTCATGGCCCCAGACTCTGGAGCACAGAG GAACTACTGCAGCCGTGGAGCCGTTTACTCTGCTGTCTCCATCTTGGTGGCCCTGTTGATTGCTGGCCAGGCCATCACCATTTACTTCGTGTATCAGCAGAGTGGCCAGATCGGCAAACTGACCAAGACCTCCCAGAATCTGCAGCTGGAGGCCCTGACCAGGAAACTCCCCCAAA gtGCCAAGCCAACTTCCAAGCTGAGGATGGCAAAGTTCAGCATGCCCATGGTCATGAGGGAGCTGCCACTCGCCCCGAAGGTGGACATGACA cccctGGAGAACACGGCCATGCCTAGCAACAGCACCACGGACCAAGTCAAACACCTGCTTCTG CGGGCAGACCCCAGCAAGATGTTCCCTGAGTTAAAGAATAACCTGATGGGGAATCTGAACCACCTGAAGAACACCATGACGGACCAAGACTGGCAG TCGTTTGAATCCTGGATGCACAAGTGGCTGCTGTTTGAAATGGCCAAAACCCCCCAAACTGTGCAACCTACTGAGGTCCCAGCAGATGAAG TGCAATCTAAGTGCCAGGCGGAGTCAAGTTTTAGTGGTGTCTACCCGGGTCGGTTCCACCCCCAGTGTGACGAACATGGTGACTATCTTCCCAAGCAGTGCCATGCCAGCACGGGGTACTGTTGGTGCGTCTACAAAAATGGCACCAAGATCGAAGGCACTGACACCCGTGGAAAGCTGAACTGCCCTG TTACTCCGGGTGGTTTGGACACTGAAGAACTGATGTACTCAGGTGTGGATCTGCTGAAGCTGGATTCTGGGAAAG GGAAA